In Elusimicrobium sp. An273, one genomic interval encodes:
- a CDS encoding ribonuclease H-like domain-containing protein, with product MCKQPVNLLAEAQAVNTGLKHFCFDIETGNAASADINTKAQEAKMPAKAKTAQEQQAAKIEAYQKAVEKAALLDRAPIMVLCAATDAGNVVWSCIPSKCPVKTMPGLAAEIRNFKTEKEMLLDLRDWLAERTSELTEIVGFNSRGFDLPKMRNAYIRHKLQLPALFVPGVNPHYDVMREYLRNYTTEFNGQLFVKLKTVQNRLGLPEYKEVISGADAPKLAAEGQDKLVIPYCYMDTMTTYLAYKLMTGQIEDVKGE from the coding sequence ATGTGCAAACAACCCGTAAACCTGTTGGCTGAGGCGCAGGCCGTAAACACGGGACTGAAGCATTTTTGCTTTGACATTGAAACCGGAAACGCCGCATCCGCCGACATCAACACCAAAGCGCAGGAAGCCAAAATGCCTGCCAAAGCCAAAACGGCACAGGAGCAGCAGGCCGCCAAGATAGAGGCCTATCAAAAAGCAGTAGAAAAAGCCGCCTTGCTGGATAGGGCGCCCATTATGGTGCTTTGCGCGGCCACGGATGCCGGGAATGTGGTGTGGAGCTGCATTCCTTCCAAATGCCCGGTAAAGACTATGCCCGGGCTGGCGGCTGAAATACGCAACTTCAAAACAGAAAAAGAAATGCTGTTGGACTTGCGCGACTGGCTGGCGGAACGCACCAGCGAGCTGACGGAGATTGTGGGCTTTAATAGCCGCGGGTTTGACTTGCCCAAAATGAGAAACGCGTACATCCGCCACAAACTCCAGTTGCCGGCGCTGTTTGTGCCGGGAGTGAACCCGCACTATGACGTGATGCGCGAGTACCTGCGCAATTACACGACCGAGTTTAACGGACAGCTTTTTGTGAAGCTTAAAACCGTGCAGAACCGCTTGGGACTGCCGGAGTACAAAGAAGTAATCAGCGGGGCGGACGCCCCAAAACTGGCCGCAGAGGGACAGGATAAACTGGTGATCCCGTATTGCTATATGGACACGATGACCACCTACCTGGCCTACAAACTGATGACCGGGCAAATTGAAGATGTAAAAGGAGAATAG